One window from the genome of Haloprofundus halobius encodes:
- a CDS encoding enoyl-CoA hydratase/isomerase family protein: MSDTVLLDIDSDDVATITVNRPDRLNALNVETLEALEDALDEAEAADARVVVLTGAGEKGFIAGADISYMKDLSVPQAQGYAELGHRVADRLETFPAPVIAAINGYAFGGGCELALACDLRVASERAVIGQTEIDLGITPGWGGSQRLPRLVGDETARRLIFFGDRVDATDAYDLGLVGDVVAHDELDDVVSELAADLAAKPKFALQTAKETINAVHEEPQGAGLVYERRAWSGLFGTHDQREGMDAFLDKRDPEFE, translated from the coding sequence ATGTCGGACACCGTACTTCTCGACATCGACAGCGACGACGTGGCGACCATCACCGTCAACCGACCGGACCGACTCAACGCGCTCAACGTCGAGACGCTCGAAGCGCTCGAAGACGCCCTCGACGAGGCCGAGGCGGCCGACGCGCGCGTCGTCGTACTCACCGGCGCGGGCGAGAAAGGGTTCATCGCCGGGGCGGACATCTCCTACATGAAAGACCTCTCGGTGCCCCAAGCGCAGGGATACGCCGAACTCGGCCACCGCGTCGCCGACCGCCTGGAGACGTTTCCCGCCCCCGTCATCGCCGCCATCAACGGCTACGCCTTCGGCGGCGGCTGCGAACTCGCGCTGGCCTGCGACCTCCGCGTCGCCTCAGAGCGCGCCGTCATCGGCCAGACCGAGATCGACCTCGGCATCACGCCCGGGTGGGGCGGGAGCCAGCGACTGCCGCGCCTCGTCGGCGACGAGACGGCCCGACGGCTCATCTTCTTCGGCGACCGCGTCGACGCCACCGACGCGTACGACCTCGGGTTGGTCGGCGACGTCGTCGCCCACGACGAACTCGACGATGTCGTTTCGGAACTTGCCGCCGACCTCGCCGCGAAACCGAAGTTCGCGCTACAGACGGCCAAGGAGACCATCAACGCCGTCCACGAGGAACCGCAGGGAGCCGGCCTCGTCTACGAGCGACGGGCGTGGAGCGGCCTGTTCGGCACCCACGACCAGCGCGAGGGGATGGACGCGTTTCTCGACAAGCGCGACCCCGAGTTCGAGTAG
- a CDS encoding DUF5797 family protein: MTLSDEDKERLADVVNLQPTKNKELQNRWDLDSGSEVHRYLEGTLKEYYYRDENSLIRATTEAAELLGIDPPVDDERDEGAPSVLRVPELESQVFAVVAGPDERSESVVSVLNKLRERFDVDPEAADVRRALQSLKRKGVVEVTYRTVPTFKLAVERDEVDVEVV, translated from the coding sequence ATGACCCTCTCGGACGAGGACAAAGAGCGGTTGGCGGACGTGGTCAACCTCCAACCGACGAAGAACAAGGAACTGCAGAACCGGTGGGACCTCGACAGCGGCAGCGAGGTCCACCGCTACCTCGAAGGGACGCTCAAGGAGTACTACTACCGCGACGAGAACAGCCTCATCCGGGCGACGACGGAGGCCGCGGAGCTGCTCGGCATCGACCCGCCGGTAGACGACGAACGCGACGAGGGCGCGCCGAGCGTGCTCCGCGTCCCCGAACTGGAGTCGCAGGTGTTCGCTGTCGTCGCCGGACCCGACGAGCGCTCCGAGAGCGTCGTCAGCGTGTTGAACAAACTGCGCGAGCGGTTCGACGTCGACCCCGAAGCCGCCGACGTCCGCCGCGCGCTGCAGAGCCTCAAGCGGAAAGGGGTCGTCGAGGTCACGTATCGGACGGTTCCGACGTTCAAACTCGCCGTCGAGCGCGACGAGGTCGACGTCGAGGTCGTCTGA
- a CDS encoding right-handed parallel beta-helix repeat-containing protein, protein MGDHRLADPLDVASFGAVGDGDADDGPAIQAALDAADDRGGGDVTLPTGTYRHTRTLLYGSNLVLAGSGATLLFDPPDPDATALVPRSYGGGERVSHVVVDGLTLTSVDPAKGNGIGVAHAEDVTVRGCRGEKLRWHLVDVAGGKDVLVRNCYAVDLRSAAYQADNLTEYGGLVVAPPEGDVENAVVDGSANENVAIVHNVAEDCTRGVHLHRSGGHDLSVDQNKIRRCTDVGILGDDGTDWHDVRVTGNIVEGTETSTGIRLDGHYRNISVENNTVRNHGGDGIAVHPGGHGTSGDVSDGPTEFEGAVAEGVSVSDNTIERVGGAGIALRRASGEVADNYVYDVGGGESRREGPTEGREDGLLQGHPVHEPSAVVVERGDGVTVTDNVCRNVAGVGFVVRGGRNVAVTANELFGFEVGVLAVSDPTPTARIRVASNTLEGQENSRCGIRLRGGFDHRLDGNDCRRVARGVELLDARRVFFRDTDVVGDGGGDPDGAGENGEVGYRLDGCEELRFRDNDAEGFERSTVLSNSVDVEGELPHADVRVGSDCADVTLTMPGRAPPTEGRFDAGCRVRNTEPSPGGPMGWVCVDGGDPGIWHAFGRIDDDPA, encoded by the coding sequence ATGGGAGACCACCGCCTCGCCGACCCGCTCGACGTCGCATCGTTCGGTGCGGTCGGCGACGGCGACGCCGACGACGGACCCGCCATACAGGCCGCGCTCGACGCCGCCGACGACCGCGGCGGCGGCGACGTGACGCTGCCGACGGGCACGTACCGCCACACCCGCACGCTGCTCTACGGTTCGAATCTGGTTCTCGCCGGCTCCGGTGCGACGCTTCTGTTCGACCCGCCGGACCCCGACGCGACGGCGCTCGTTCCGCGAAGCTACGGCGGCGGCGAACGGGTGAGCCACGTGGTCGTCGACGGACTGACGCTCACCTCCGTAGACCCTGCGAAGGGAAACGGCATCGGCGTCGCCCACGCCGAGGACGTGACGGTCCGTGGCTGCCGCGGGGAGAAACTCCGGTGGCACCTCGTCGACGTCGCGGGCGGAAAGGACGTCCTCGTGCGAAACTGCTACGCCGTCGACCTGCGGTCGGCCGCCTATCAGGCCGACAACCTCACCGAGTACGGCGGCCTCGTCGTCGCCCCGCCCGAGGGAGACGTCGAAAACGCCGTCGTCGACGGCTCCGCCAACGAGAACGTCGCCATCGTCCACAACGTCGCCGAGGACTGCACCCGCGGCGTCCACCTCCACCGCAGCGGCGGTCACGACCTCTCGGTCGACCAGAACAAGATCCGCCGCTGCACCGACGTGGGTATCCTCGGCGACGACGGCACCGACTGGCACGACGTGCGGGTGACGGGCAACATCGTCGAAGGAACCGAGACGTCGACGGGTATCCGCCTCGACGGCCACTACCGCAATATCTCCGTCGAGAACAACACCGTCCGAAACCACGGTGGCGACGGCATCGCCGTCCACCCCGGCGGGCACGGAACGTCGGGCGACGTGTCCGACGGGCCCACCGAGTTCGAGGGGGCCGTCGCCGAGGGCGTCAGCGTCTCGGACAACACCATCGAGCGAGTCGGCGGCGCGGGTATCGCGCTCCGCCGCGCCTCGGGAGAGGTCGCCGACAACTACGTTTACGACGTGGGAGGCGGGGAGAGTCGGAGGGAGGGCCCGACCGAGGGGCGCGAGGACGGTCTGTTGCAGGGCCACCCGGTCCACGAACCGTCGGCCGTCGTCGTCGAGCGCGGCGACGGCGTCACCGTCACCGACAACGTCTGCCGGAACGTCGCGGGCGTCGGGTTCGTCGTCCGCGGCGGCCGAAACGTCGCGGTCACGGCGAACGAACTGTTCGGTTTCGAGGTCGGCGTGCTCGCGGTCTCCGACCCGACGCCGACCGCTCGGATTCGGGTCGCGAGCAACACGCTCGAAGGCCAGGAGAACTCGCGGTGCGGCATCCGCCTCCGCGGCGGCTTCGACCACCGACTCGACGGGAACGACTGTCGACGGGTCGCCCGCGGCGTCGAACTGCTCGACGCTCGCCGCGTGTTCTTCCGTGACACCGACGTCGTCGGCGACGGCGGTGGCGACCCCGACGGAGCGGGCGAGAACGGCGAAGTGGGCTACCGTCTCGACGGCTGCGAGGAACTCCGGTTCCGCGACAACGACGCCGAGGGGTTCGAGCGATCGACGGTGCTCTCGAACTCGGTCGACGTCGAGGGGGAACTGCCGCACGCCGACGTCCGCGTCGGCTCCGACTGCGCCGACGTGACGCTGACGATGCCGGGGCGGGCCCCGCCGACCGAGGGGCGCTTCGACGCCGGCTGTCGCGTCCGCAACACCGAGCCCTCGCCCGGCGGACCGATGGGGTGGGTCTGCGTCGATGGCGGCGACCCCGGGATCTGGCACGCGTTCGGCCGCATCGACGACGACCCGGCGTAG
- a CDS encoding DUF5787 family protein — MSYPADSEFVFELLTCRWAERAWPPESDRKSALVVARQLGTKRRRWDTVVVEADPEALAARAAFGDGELDSDLLHVVRHAPSEWAWYRDALPHPGYPWRYVLAAIHRAAARGVVEKRRKGRRIEIRRVAPYPDWVRRIVAVENKPDLDASAARALSGQLEYDVETALADEVWLATAATGADVEPALLENIPVDVGILALDFRAGVSADAGEVAWYPSSLSPDPEDHEAASDRAETRLRLAERAYGRGWRSYHGTMRPDCRYFELRREGDALLPWCEAKGRHQTAAECSGSCASFQPEPPQWRTRGWPIEGGPGKGIKRLLERRRERVRERSAPDS, encoded by the coding sequence GTGAGCTACCCGGCCGACTCGGAGTTCGTCTTCGAACTTCTGACCTGCCGGTGGGCCGAACGCGCGTGGCCGCCGGAGAGCGACCGAAAGTCGGCGCTCGTCGTCGCCCGGCAACTCGGCACGAAGCGACGCCGCTGGGACACCGTCGTCGTCGAGGCCGACCCCGAGGCGCTCGCCGCGCGCGCGGCGTTCGGCGACGGCGAACTCGACTCCGACCTCCTGCACGTCGTCCGCCACGCGCCCAGCGAGTGGGCGTGGTACCGCGACGCACTCCCGCATCCCGGTTACCCGTGGCGCTATGTGCTCGCGGCGATTCACCGCGCGGCCGCCCGCGGCGTCGTCGAGAAGCGACGAAAGGGGAGGCGAATCGAGATTCGACGCGTCGCACCGTACCCCGACTGGGTCCGCCGCATCGTCGCCGTCGAGAACAAACCCGATTTGGACGCCAGCGCCGCCCGCGCCCTCTCGGGACAGTTGGAGTACGACGTGGAGACGGCGTTGGCCGACGAGGTGTGGCTGGCGACGGCGGCGACCGGCGCGGACGTCGAACCCGCGCTGCTCGAAAACATCCCCGTCGATGTCGGCATCCTCGCGCTCGACTTCAGGGCGGGGGTCAGCGCCGACGCGGGCGAGGTGGCGTGGTACCCGAGTTCGCTCTCGCCGGATCCCGAGGACCACGAAGCGGCTTCCGACCGCGCGGAGACGCGTCTGCGACTCGCCGAACGCGCGTACGGCCGCGGGTGGCGCTCGTACCACGGGACGATGCGACCCGACTGCCGGTACTTCGAGTTGCGGCGCGAGGGTGATGCACTACTCCCGTGGTGTGAGGCGAAGGGGCGTCACCAGACCGCCGCCGAGTGCTCGGGGTCGTGCGCCTCCTTCCAGCCCGAACCGCCGCAGTGGCGGACGAGAGGGTGGCCCATCGAGGGCGGGCCGGGGAAGGGGATCAAGCGGTTGCTCGAACGGCGGCGCGAACGCGTCCGCGAGCGGTCCGCTCCCGACTCCTGA
- a CDS encoding bis(5'-nucleosyl)-tetraphosphatase, with protein MTVEAVSAGAILFRDTRGKREYLLLKSRPGDWEFPKGGVEGDEELQQTAIREIGEEAGIDDFRLVDGFRKEYDYVFEAGGKTIHKTVHLFIARSFEASAELSSEHRDLQWRDYEQAINTITQDGPREILEEAHEYLNELASKNGEEESERKYLA; from the coding sequence ATGACGGTCGAAGCGGTCAGTGCTGGAGCCATCCTCTTCCGCGACACCCGCGGCAAACGGGAGTATCTGCTCCTGAAGAGCCGACCCGGGGACTGGGAGTTCCCGAAAGGCGGGGTCGAAGGGGATGAGGAACTCCAGCAGACAGCAATCAGAGAGATCGGAGAAGAGGCCGGTATCGACGACTTCCGCCTCGTCGACGGGTTCCGCAAAGAGTACGACTACGTGTTCGAAGCCGGTGGCAAGACCATCCACAAGACGGTCCACCTGTTCATCGCCCGGTCGTTCGAGGCCAGCGCCGAACTGTCGAGCGAACACCGCGACCTGCAGTGGCGCGACTACGAGCAGGCCATCAACACCATCACGCAGGACGGCCCGCGCGAAATTCTCGAAGAGGCGCACGAGTACCTCAACGAACTCGCGTCGAAGAACGGCGAAGAGGAGTCCGAACGAAAGTACCTCGCCTGA
- a CDS encoding uS10/mL48 family ribosomal protein: MTFVTKLTFESGDRAVLDDVVSELKRLLERKGAECKGPHSSPPERLRVPQYRTLGRGREFSPWSYAVYTRRLEIHGADQIARSVAERQFPDSVHVEIEIEQKKPLGHRQQ, translated from the coding sequence ATGACTTTTGTAACCAAACTCACCTTCGAAAGCGGTGACAGAGCCGTGCTCGACGACGTCGTCTCCGAGCTCAAACGGCTGCTCGAACGGAAGGGCGCGGAGTGTAAGGGCCCCCACTCGTCGCCGCCCGAACGGCTGCGCGTCCCGCAGTACCGGACGTTGGGACGCGGCCGGGAGTTCTCGCCGTGGTCGTACGCGGTGTACACCCGTCGCCTCGAAATCCACGGCGCGGACCAGATAGCGCGCAGCGTCGCCGAGCGGCAGTTCCCCGACAGCGTCCACGTCGAGATCGAGATCGAACAGAAGAAACCGCTCGGTCATCGGCAGCAGTAG
- a CDS encoding DUF7513 family protein: MSLLGKYLKGWSLRTTHPTFEAGQELSAFLTGYEGGVAVARIGDTRIRVPDAPDGMVDSRVRLRVTSFDPNEHVGEAEFVEKVGDSAF, translated from the coding sequence ATGAGTCTCCTCGGCAAGTACCTGAAAGGGTGGAGCCTCCGGACGACCCACCCGACGTTCGAGGCGGGTCAGGAGCTCTCGGCGTTCCTCACGGGCTACGAAGGCGGTGTCGCCGTCGCTCGCATCGGCGACACGCGCATCCGCGTCCCCGACGCGCCCGACGGGATGGTCGATAGCCGCGTCCGACTCCGCGTCACATCGTTCGATCCGAACGAACACGTCGGCGAGGCGGAGTTCGTCGAGAAGGTCGGCGACAGCGCGTTCTGA
- a CDS encoding Na+/H+ antiporter NhaC family protein, with protein MGTDREPPEDPDRPVDGSDGEDYEDEVEEELAEAERARTESRIEFYGGPIASTVPLGLFVVWAIFQSGVLRIGDTTGLVAGMLVSLVVGMFLAKGSWAKYANTIFEGMTQRVAATAIVAWLWAGMFAETIQTGGFVDGLVWAAQALGVGATLFPAITFVLAALLATGIGTGYGTTIAFTALFFPAGLLVGANPVLMFGAILSGAVFGDNLAPVSDTTIVSAVTQDADIGGVVASRFKYAIVAAVFAFAGYIVAGSMLPGLNLGPGAEEILGEQSNPFGLVHLVSMGVVIYTAVRGRHIVEAISWGIVVAFVFNVTLGLAATSEMLNFAAPENLGIAQALSVLPFVTLVPSDEAGVGGSLYAGAEGFFPLIVLTLLIVAGAQIMIRGGGFGAIQDWLLDTVATSVRRAETTMVLGTALVNALITINTAAEIAIAPYIARLGERFNINGYRRANILDANTSALGYIFPWSGGVLVGYAVLQGLPEEYEWFTQSMVVNPIEVWPFVFHGWLLLFVFLLAALTGFGREYTTDRETEEVARV; from the coding sequence ATGGGAACTGATCGTGAACCGCCGGAGGATCCGGATCGACCGGTCGACGGGTCGGACGGCGAGGACTACGAGGACGAGGTCGAAGAGGAGTTGGCGGAGGCCGAGCGCGCCCGCACGGAGTCGCGCATCGAGTTCTACGGTGGTCCAATCGCGAGCACCGTTCCGCTGGGACTGTTCGTCGTGTGGGCCATCTTCCAGAGCGGCGTGCTTCGAATCGGGGACACGACGGGTCTCGTCGCCGGCATGCTCGTCTCGCTCGTCGTCGGCATGTTCCTCGCGAAGGGCTCGTGGGCGAAGTACGCCAACACCATCTTCGAGGGGATGACCCAGCGCGTGGCCGCGACGGCCATCGTCGCGTGGCTCTGGGCGGGGATGTTCGCCGAGACGATTCAGACCGGCGGGTTCGTCGACGGACTCGTCTGGGCCGCGCAGGCGCTCGGCGTCGGCGCGACGCTGTTTCCGGCCATCACGTTCGTTCTCGCCGCGCTGCTCGCGACCGGCATCGGCACCGGCTACGGCACCACCATCGCCTTCACGGCGCTGTTCTTCCCGGCCGGCCTGCTCGTCGGCGCGAATCCCGTCCTCATGTTCGGGGCGATTCTCTCGGGGGCGGTGTTCGGCGACAACCTCGCGCCGGTGTCGGACACGACTATCGTCAGCGCCGTCACGCAGGACGCCGACATCGGCGGCGTCGTCGCCTCGCGGTTCAAGTACGCCATCGTCGCCGCGGTGTTCGCGTTCGCCGGCTACATCGTCGCCGGGTCGATGCTGCCCGGCCTCAACCTCGGTCCGGGGGCCGAGGAGATCCTCGGCGAGCAGAGCAACCCCTTCGGGCTCGTCCACCTCGTCTCCATGGGCGTGGTCATCTACACCGCAGTACGGGGTCGCCACATCGTCGAAGCCATCTCGTGGGGCATCGTCGTCGCCTTCGTGTTCAACGTGACCCTCGGGCTCGCAGCGACGAGCGAGATGCTCAACTTCGCCGCCCCGGAAAATCTCGGCATCGCGCAGGCGCTGTCGGTGCTGCCGTTCGTGACCCTCGTCCCGTCCGACGAGGCCGGCGTGGGCGGGAGCCTGTACGCGGGGGCGGAAGGGTTCTTCCCGCTCATCGTACTGACGCTGCTCATCGTCGCCGGCGCGCAGATCATGATCCGCGGCGGCGGGTTCGGGGCGATACAGGACTGGCTGCTCGACACCGTCGCGACCTCCGTGCGCCGCGCGGAGACGACGATGGTGCTCGGCACCGCGCTGGTCAACGCGCTCATCACCATCAACACGGCCGCCGAGATCGCCATCGCGCCGTACATCGCCCGCCTCGGCGAGCGGTTCAACATCAACGGCTACCGGCGCGCGAACATCCTCGACGCGAACACCTCGGCGCTCGGGTACATCTTCCCGTGGTCCGGCGGGGTGCTCGTCGGGTACGCCGTCCTGCAGGGACTGCCCGAGGAGTACGAGTGGTTCACGCAGTCGATGGTCGTCAACCCGATAGAGGTGTGGCCGTTCGTCTTCCACGGCTGGCTGCTGCTGTTCGTGTTCCTCCTCGCGGCGCTCACCGGCTTCGGACGCGAGTACACGACCGACCGCGAGACCGAGGAGGTGGCTCGCGTATGA
- a CDS encoding amidohydrolase, whose protein sequence is MSQTTDDLVALRRDLHQHPEPAWREFYTTARIVDELEKRDLDGLYVGREVLADDRPGVPDDAELDEWFERAREAGAREDVLEKLEGGYTGAVAVVEKGDGPTVALRVDIDALPITEADEDDHAPVSGGFRSEHEGFMHACGHDAHATIGLGVLDSVIASEFSGTFKVFFQPSEEIVSGGGPMAESGHLDDVDYLLAVHIGLDHPSGEIVAGVDGFLAVHHFRAAFTGHPAHAGARPEEGDNAVQAMAAAIQNLYAIPRHADGATRINAGLVGGGTATNIIPEEAFIDGEVRGETTELMEYMQEKAYRVMEAAAEMHGCEVSLTTEGEAPSARSDDALVDVVAAVAGDNDGVSSLVERDALGGSEDATFLMQKVQDNGGKAAYVGVGTDHPGGHHTRTFDVNEDDLDLGVEVLTDSILEIAATRP, encoded by the coding sequence ATGAGTCAGACGACAGACGACCTCGTCGCGCTCCGCCGCGACCTGCATCAGCATCCCGAACCGGCGTGGCGCGAGTTCTACACCACCGCCCGCATCGTCGACGAACTGGAGAAGCGCGACCTCGACGGACTGTACGTCGGCCGAGAGGTACTCGCCGACGACCGGCCGGGCGTCCCCGACGACGCGGAACTCGACGAGTGGTTCGAGCGGGCCCGCGAGGCGGGCGCGCGCGAGGACGTCCTCGAAAAACTCGAAGGCGGCTACACCGGTGCGGTCGCCGTCGTCGAGAAAGGCGACGGACCGACCGTCGCGCTCCGCGTCGACATCGACGCGCTGCCCATCACCGAGGCCGACGAGGACGACCACGCGCCGGTCTCCGGCGGCTTCCGCTCCGAGCACGAGGGGTTCATGCACGCCTGCGGCCACGACGCCCACGCGACCATCGGCCTCGGCGTTCTCGATTCGGTCATCGCAAGCGAGTTCTCGGGGACGTTCAAGGTGTTCTTCCAGCCGAGCGAGGAGATCGTCTCCGGCGGCGGTCCGATGGCCGAGAGCGGCCACCTGGACGACGTGGACTACCTCCTGGCCGTCCACATCGGCCTCGACCACCCCTCTGGCGAAATCGTCGCGGGCGTCGACGGTTTTCTGGCTGTTCACCACTTCCGCGCGGCGTTCACCGGCCATCCCGCCCACGCCGGGGCGCGACCCGAGGAGGGCGACAACGCCGTGCAGGCGATGGCCGCCGCGATTCAGAACCTCTACGCCATCCCGCGCCACGCCGACGGTGCGACCCGCATCAATGCAGGGTTGGTCGGCGGCGGCACGGCAACGAACATCATCCCCGAGGAGGCGTTCATCGACGGCGAGGTCCGCGGCGAGACGACCGAACTGATGGAGTACATGCAGGAGAAAGCCTACCGCGTGATGGAGGCCGCCGCGGAGATGCACGGCTGTGAGGTGTCGTTGACGACGGAGGGCGAAGCGCCGAGCGCGCGCAGCGACGACGCGCTCGTCGACGTCGTCGCCGCAGTCGCAGGCGACAACGACGGCGTCTCCTCGCTCGTCGAACGCGACGCCCTCGGCGGCAGCGAGGACGCGACGTTCCTCATGCAGAAGGTCCAGGACAACGGCGGGAAGGCCGCCTACGTCGGGGTCGGCACCGATCACCCCGGCGGCCACCACACGCGGACGTTCGACGTGAACGAGGACGACCTCGACTTGGGCGTCGAGGTACTCACCGACTCGATTCTCGAGATCGCGGCGACGCGGCCGTAG
- a CDS encoding SDR family oxidoreductase, producing MSRTVLITGCSTGIGRATAERFLDGGWTVYATARDLDDIEDLGTRGCRTLELDVTDDDEVLRAVDRVFDERGHLDCLINNAGYGQFGPVEDVPMAGVVEQFDVNTFGPLRLIRAAVPRMRERGHGTVVNVTAGVGGLTVPGLGIYTGSKFGLESVTDALRQETGRFGVDVVTVEPGIVATEFYDRVLEEVAEADHSPAYADLYRVLDEISLVETQPPGVNSPERVAERLYDVAIAGNPKPVYRVGPSAKLGTLAGALVRGRVRDVASRIGLRVLSSDPAIRTLRWWRTRKSA from the coding sequence ATGAGCCGGACGGTTCTCATCACTGGTTGCTCGACCGGTATCGGACGCGCGACAGCCGAGCGGTTTCTCGACGGCGGCTGGACGGTGTACGCGACTGCACGCGACCTCGACGACATCGAAGACCTCGGCACGCGCGGCTGTCGCACGCTCGAACTCGACGTCACCGACGACGACGAGGTTCTGCGCGCAGTCGACCGCGTGTTCGACGAGCGGGGACACCTCGACTGCTTGATCAACAACGCGGGCTACGGGCAGTTCGGCCCGGTCGAAGACGTGCCGATGGCGGGCGTCGTCGAGCAGTTCGACGTCAACACGTTCGGACCGCTCCGATTGATTCGCGCGGCGGTGCCCAGAATGCGCGAACGCGGGCACGGTACCGTCGTCAACGTCACCGCGGGAGTCGGCGGTCTCACGGTGCCCGGACTCGGTATCTACACCGGGTCGAAGTTCGGCCTCGAATCAGTAACCGACGCGCTCCGTCAGGAGACGGGACGGTTCGGCGTCGACGTGGTGACCGTCGAACCCGGCATCGTCGCGACCGAGTTCTACGACCGCGTTCTGGAAGAAGTCGCGGAGGCCGACCACTCCCCGGCGTACGCCGACCTCTACCGCGTACTCGACGAAATCTCCCTCGTCGAGACACAGCCTCCGGGCGTCAACTCGCCCGAACGAGTCGCCGAGCGACTATACGACGTGGCGATCGCGGGGAACCCGAAACCGGTCTACCGTGTCGGTCCCAGCGCGAAGCTCGGAACGCTCGCCGGCGCGCTCGTCCGCGGGCGCGTTCGCGACGTCGCCTCTCGGATCGGTCTCCGGGTGCTGTCGAGTGACCCGGCGATACGCACGCTGCGGTGGTGGCGGACCCGGAAGTCGGCGTAG
- a CDS encoding FAD-binding oxidoreductase, with the protein MKGGGHNIAGTALTDGGLTLDMSRLRGVFVDPTARTATVQSGCLLGDVDRETQLHGLATVLGFVSETGVAGLTLGGGFGYLSRRFGWTVDNLLEVEVVTADGRVRRANREENADLFWAVRGAGANLGVVTSFTYRLHKVGPTVYGGLVAWPFESADEVLSAYREITAEAPRELTLFLLLRRAPPAPFVPEEWHGKRICAMAVCYSGDVADVDEVFAPIRALGTPVIDQLRARPYAELQSWLDATQPKGNHYYWKTEFAAELSDEFLSTLRELAAECPVPGAQLVVAHIGGALNERDADDGAIGNRDARFVYGAAGMWPPEEPNEKRFTQWVRDAWTGLRPFSTGGNYVNFQTADDGDERIRATYGDNFDRLVEIKTKYNPENVFRSNRNVRPLEA; encoded by the coding sequence GTGAAAGGCGGCGGCCACAACATCGCCGGTACCGCGCTGACCGACGGCGGTCTGACCCTCGATATGTCCCGCCTCCGGGGCGTCTTCGTGGACCCCACAGCGCGGACCGCGACGGTCCAGTCGGGCTGTCTCCTCGGCGACGTGGACCGAGAGACCCAGCTTCACGGGCTGGCGACGGTGCTGGGTTTCGTCTCGGAGACGGGCGTCGCCGGGCTGACGCTCGGCGGAGGGTTCGGCTACCTCTCGCGCCGGTTCGGGTGGACCGTCGACAACCTGCTCGAAGTCGAGGTGGTCACCGCCGACGGGCGGGTCCGCCGCGCCAACCGCGAGGAGAACGCGGACCTCTTCTGGGCAGTCCGCGGTGCCGGGGCGAACCTCGGAGTCGTCACGTCGTTCACGTATCGACTGCACAAGGTCGGACCGACCGTCTACGGCGGGCTCGTCGCCTGGCCGTTCGAGAGCGCCGACGAGGTTCTATCGGCGTACCGGGAGATTACCGCCGAGGCGCCCCGAGAGCTGACGCTGTTTCTGCTCCTCCGTCGGGCACCGCCCGCCCCCTTCGTCCCCGAGGAGTGGCACGGAAAGCGAATCTGCGCCATGGCCGTCTGCTACAGCGGCGACGTAGCCGACGTCGACGAGGTGTTCGCCCCGATTCGGGCGCTCGGCACTCCCGTGATAGACCAGCTCCGAGCGCGACCCTACGCCGAGCTCCAGTCCTGGCTCGACGCGACGCAACCGAAGGGGAACCACTACTACTGGAAGACCGAGTTCGCCGCCGAGCTGAGCGACGAGTTTCTCTCGACGCTCCGGGAGTTGGCCGCCGAGTGCCCCGTCCCGGGAGCGCAGCTCGTGGTCGCGCACATCGGCGGAGCGCTCAACGAACGCGACGCCGACGACGGCGCAATCGGAAACCGCGACGCCCGTTTCGTCTACGGTGCGGCGGGTATGTGGCCCCCGGAGGAGCCGAACGAAAAGCGGTTCACGCAGTGGGTCCGCGATGCGTGGACGGGGCTCCGACCGTTTTCGACGGGTGGAAACTACGTCAACTTCCAGACCGCCGACGACGGCGACGAACGAATCCGAGCGACCTACGGCGACAACTTCGACCGTCTCGTCGAAATCAAGACTAAATACAACCCCGAAAACGTGTTCCGCTCGAACCGGAACGTCCGGCCGCTGGAGGCGTAA